From the genome of Cryomorphaceae bacterium, one region includes:
- a CDS encoding DNA-binding response regulator, which translates to MKLRAMIVDDEFNASSNLQMMLQDFCPEVEVTAICNSAAEAREALEEHDVDVVFLDIKMPGEDGFSMLSSLPSHDFSVVFTTAHNEFALKAFRAGAIDYLEKPISVDDLQQAVAKVMRMHQAGTTNTSDYPSLEEMFKHISAQRNPEKMAIPTRDGYLIVDNKEIVRLEACDSYTNIYLSNGKRYMSSKNIKVYEDMLSKRDFFRTHKSHIINARHHLKEFSRADGNFAILSDASTVPVSRRKLPEFLGHIASF; encoded by the coding sequence ATGAAACTACGAGCAATGATTGTTGACGACGAGTTCAACGCGAGCAGCAACCTTCAGATGATGTTGCAGGATTTTTGTCCGGAGGTAGAAGTAACAGCTATTTGCAACTCAGCCGCCGAGGCGAGGGAGGCATTGGAAGAGCACGATGTAGATGTGGTATTTCTCGATATTAAAATGCCGGGTGAAGACGGGTTTTCAATGCTTTCGTCACTTCCGTCGCACGATTTCTCAGTGGTTTTTACCACCGCGCACAACGAATTTGCCCTAAAGGCTTTTCGGGCAGGCGCCATTGATTACCTGGAAAAACCAATCAGTGTAGATGACCTGCAGCAGGCCGTGGCCAAGGTCATGCGAATGCATCAGGCGGGGACTACCAATACCTCAGATTATCCCAGCCTTGAAGAAATGTTCAAGCATATTTCCGCCCAGCGCAATCCCGAAAAAATGGCCATCCCCACTCGCGACGGCTATTTGATTGTGGACAACAAAGAGATAGTGCGCCTGGAGGCATGCGACAGCTACACCAACATTTACCTCAGCAACGGCAAGCGTTATATGAGCAGTAAAAACATCAAGGTGTATGAAGATATGTTGAGTAAACGCGACTTTTTCCGCACCCACAAATCGCATATCATCAATGCGCGCCATCACCTCAAGGAATTCAGCCGCGCTGACGGTAATTTTGCTATCTTGTCCGATGCCTCAACAGTTCCGGTGTCACGTCGTAAGTTACCTGAATTTTTGGGGCACATCGCCAGTTTCTGA